Proteins co-encoded in one Eschrichtius robustus isolate mEscRob2 chromosome 8, mEscRob2.pri, whole genome shotgun sequence genomic window:
- the ATG9B gene encoding autophagy-related protein 9B codes for MVRQMGGGWGGVWTTGRLGRWGDLGRGSVPLLPVPLPPLPPPPGRGPGGGRVSIFSLAPAPHTKSTPSSAPSSAPGPPFPAVQAPGASQPRSSTLPTPATPATQPRPAMTPISAPPSWGSHSAPPPRRCPQDPPGLRIGPLVPEQVYERLDDCDPEGSQDSALHGEEQQPLLHVPEGLRGSWHHVQNLDSFFTKIYSYHQRSGFACILLEDVFQLGQFIFIVIFTTFLLRCVDYSVLFANQPKNRTRPGSLHSKVTLSDAIVPSSQCAQRIRSSPLLVFLLILAAAFWLFQLLRSVCKLFSYWDIRVFYREALRMPPEELSSVPWAEVQSRLLALQRSGGLCVQPRPLTELDVHHRILRYTNYQVALANKGLLPARCAVPWGGSAAFLSRGLALNVDLLLFRGPFSFFRGGWELPDAYKRSDRRAALAARWRRTVLLLAAVNLALSPLVLAWQLLHAFYSRAEVLRREPGALGTRRWSRLARLQLRHFNELPHELRARLARAYCPAAAFLRAAAPPAPLLALLARQLLFFAGALFAALLVLTVYDEDVLSVEHVLTAMTALGIVATVARSFIPGEQGQGRPPQILLPAALAHMHYLPEETGPAGRTSAYRQMARLLQYRAVSLAEELLSPLLTPLFLLFWFRPRALEIIDFFRHFTVDVAGVGDICSFALMDVKRHGHPQWLSEGQTEASLSERAEDGKTELSLMRFSLLHPQWCPPGHSSKFLGHLRGRVQQDAAAWDASSVRSPPSPGILSNSASPLQEAFPANLSMQPLGPPQDLSPIVPCPAAATASLLASISRMTQDSSCVSPGGTGGQKLAQLPEVASADMSLHAIYLHQLHRQQQQELWGEASASSLSRPWSSLLQTLSPEEEKPSWSSPGSSPASSPRQQWRTQRTRNLFPGGFQEPTDTQKEPGQATSTD; via the exons ATGGTGAGGCAaatgggcggggggtggggtggggtgtggaccACGGGGCGGCTGGGGCGGTGGGGAGACCTGGGGCGTGGATCCGTGCCCCTCCTCCCCGTGCCactgcctcctcttcctcctcctccgggTCGGggacctgggggagggagggtctcCATCTTCTCTCTGGCCCCTGCCCCTCACACAAAAAGCACCCCTTCCTCAGCTCCTTCTTCAGCCCCGGGGCCCCCCTTCCCAGCGGTGCAGGCCCCAGGGGCTTCTCAGCCTCGCTCTAGTACCCTCCCCACTCCCGCTACCCCCGCCACGCAGCCCCGGCCCGCAATGACGCCCATCTCTGCTCCCCCTTCCTGGGGGTCccactctgcccctcccccacgccGATGCCCCCAGGACCCTCCTGGGCTGCGGATAGGCCCTCTGGTCCCTGAGCAGGTTTATGAGCGGCTGGATGACTGTGATCCTGAGGGGTCCCAAGATTCAGCCCTCCATGGGGAGGAACAGCAGCCCCTGCTTCATGTGCCTGAAGGGCTCCGAG GCTCCTGGCACCACGTCCAGAACCTGGACAGCTTCTTCACCAAG ATCTACAGCTACCACCAGAGGAGTGGCTTTGCCTGTATCCTGCTGGAGGATGTCTTCCAGCTGGG ACAATTCATTTTCATTGTCATCTTCACAACCTTCCTTCTTCGCTGCGTGGATTACAGCGTTCTCTTTGCCAACCAACCAAAAAACCGAACAAGACCTGGGTCGCTCCACAGCAAAGTGACCTTGTCAGATGCTATCGTACCCTCATCCCAGTGTGCCCAGCG GATCCGCTCCAGCCCCCTGCTGGTCTTCCTGCTCATCCTGGCTGCTGCCTTCTGGCTCTTCCAGCTGCTTCGCTCGGTCTGCAAACTCTTCAGCTACTGGGACATCCGGGTGTTTTACAGGGAGGCCCTGCGCATGCCCCCA gaggagctcagctcggtgccctGGGCAGAGGTGCAGTCCCGCCTCCTGGCGCTGCAGAGGAGCGGGGGGCTGTGCGTGCAGCCGAGGCCGCTGACGGAGCTGGACGTCCACCACCGCATCCTGCGCTACACCAACTACCAGGTGGCGCTGGCCAACAAGGGCCTGCTGCCGGCCCGCTGCGCCGTGCCCTGGGGAGGCAGCGCGGCCTTCCTCAGCCGCGGCCTGGCGCTCAACGTCGATCTGCTCCTCTTCCGCGGGCCCTTCTCGTTCTTCCGCGGCGGCTGGGAGCTGCCCGACGCCTACAAGCGCAGCGACCGGCGGGCCGCCCTGGCCGCGCGCTGGCGGCGCACGGTGCTGCTGCTGGCGGCCGTGAACCTGGCGCTGAGCCCGCTGGTGCTGGCCTGGCAGCTGCTGCACGCGTTTTACAGCCGCGCGGAGGTGCTGCGGCGCGAGCCCGGCGCGCTGGGGACGCGCCGCTGGTCCCGCCTGGCCCGCCTGCAGCTGCGCCACTTCAACGAGCTGCCGCACGAGCTGCGCGCGCGCCTGGCCCGCGCCTACTGCCCCGCCGCCGCCTTCCTGCGCGCCGCCGCGCCCCCCGCGCCCCTGCTCGCGCTGCTCGCCCGCCAGCTCCTCTTCTTCGCCGGCGCGCTCTTCGCCGCGCTGCTCGTGCTCACCGTCTACGACGAGGACGTGCTCTCCGTGGAGCACGTGCTCACCGCCATGACCGCGCTCGGGATCGTGGCCACCGTGGCCAG GTCTTTCATTCCGGGTGAGCAGGGCCAAGGTCGTCCGCCGCAAATCCTGCTGCCGGCGGCCTTGGCGCACATGCACTACCTCCCGGAGGAGACCGGCCCTGCCGGCAGGACCAGCGCTTACCGGCAGATGGCGCGGCTGTTGCAATACCGAGCA GTCTCCCTCGCGGAGGAGCTCCTGTCGCCTCTCCTCACCCCACTGTTTCTGCTCTTCTGGTTTCGCCCTCGCGCCTTGGAGATTATTGACTTTTTTCGTCACTTCACTGTAGATGTGGCCGGGGTTGGGGACATCTGTTCCTTTGCCCTTATGGATGTGAAGCGCCACGGCCACCCTCAG TGGCTCTCGGAGGGACAGACGGAGGCTTCACTGTCAGAGCGTGCCGAGGACGGGAAGACTGAGCTCTCACTGATGAGGTTCTCCCTGCTTCATCCACAATGGTGCCCCCCAGGCCACAGCTCCAAGTTCCTGGGGCACCTTCGAGGCCGGGTGCAACAAGACGCGGCCGCCTGGGACGCCAGCTCGGTTCGCAGCCCCCCCAGCCCCGGGATCCTCAGCAACTCTGCCTCCCCTCTG CAGGAGGCCTTCCCGGCCAACCTCTCGATGCAGCCCCTCGGGCCCCCCCAGGACCTGAGCCCCATAGTCCCCTGCCCAGCTGCAGCCACGGCCAGCCTCCTGGCCTCCATTTCCCGAATGACCCAGGACTCAAG CTGTGTGTCCCCAGGAGGCACTGGGGGCCAGAAGCTGGCCCAGCTCCCAGAGGTTGCGTCTGCTGACATGAGTCTCCACGCCATTTACTTGCACCAG CTCCatcggcagcagcagcaggaactgTGGGGCGAGGCTTCAGCCTCCTCCCTGTCCAGGCCCTGGTCCAGCCTGCTGCAGACACTCTCGCCGGAGGAGGAGAAGCCATCCTGGTC CTCACCGGGCTCCAGTCCTGCTTCCAGCCCCAGACAGCAGTGGAGAACCCAGAGGACCCGGAATCTGTTCCCTGGAGGGTTTCAGGAGCCCACAGACACCCAGAAGGAGCCTGGCCAGGCCACTAGCACCGACTGA